In the Primulina tabacum isolate GXHZ01 chromosome 7, ASM2559414v2, whole genome shotgun sequence genome, TTTTACCTGTGGTGGTTTTCTTTTTACAGAATAATGAGTCTGTTTTTGTTAATCGAGGGAGCACTACGAATCTAAAAACTCGTCACAAAGTTGAAATTTGTATATATCATAGGCAATGGTAAGTCTATTTGAGTTAATAATTTAGGTGCATTTATAAAAACATGTCCACCACATACATATATAGACAATTAAAAAATAGTTTCGATTTTAGTAGGAAATAATACTCCCattataaatattaatgtgGCAAGTAGCGGATTACTGGCTTTTGACAGGATGTTGCAAATAACGAAAATAGTATTAGAAGATGAATACAAAACAATAGAAAGATATCATTATACAAACGCCTAAGTTTGTCAActactgataagtttgagtggccGAGCATCCAAATTTCAGAAacaacaatcaaaatatgtggAAATGAAAACGCAAAAACAGGCACAATAAATCAGCAGAAAGTGGTCCTGAATCAGAATCGACTATTCCTGTTTCGTACGGTCCACAACGCTTGGACTGGACTGAATCATGCTAGCCTTGGCATCGGCAAGGAACTTAGGATCTGGTTCGTGTTTGTCTGAAGGTTCTTTCATGGCCAAGTAAATGTATAATCCGATAACCACATTCACGGAGATAACTGCAAGTATTCCACTCCACAATGTCATGGACTCGGGTGACAACTGAGTACTACCTGTTCTAAAAGCATGATAGCAAGTATTAGAAAATTACATACAGCCTTAGAATATGACCTTTTTAGTTTCTCAACTCGAAATTCAGTTGTACATCAGTGCTACTTAGTATGTGTAGCCAGGTAAGGAGAGGATGCGGAGTTGATTCATAATACTAGACACATCTTTAGACAACAGAAGGAATAAATTTTGAAACAGGAAATACGGACAGCAGCACAATGTTCAATCAATTAGAACCTTAGAGGTCCTATTTCCACAGGAAAGATTAGAAGCTTTGGCTGGTTGGATATTTTTTATCAAAGTCATGGCACTTGCTCTACCCACTTATGTGATGCTTTATGCAGCCTTCATAGTGCAAAAACGATAATTATTTGATTGAATTAACAGCATTGTAGGCAATTACACGCCaaatatttcataaaaacatgggCATTCCTGCTATGTAACTAGTGATGATTATGTAACAAATGCATAAACCCGCGCTAATTCACTTTTTAGCAAGAACCTTTGAAAGAGGTCCATTTTACAGTTCGTTTCTTACTTTTTCTTATCAGCCAATATCTTCCAGATATCAACGCATCCAAGTTAAGTTGGAGGAGCAGGAGTCAATGTGAAACATTAACCAAAAGCCACCATTTTATGATTTGATTGAAGATCAAATGAATGCTTACCCGGCAATAACTTGTGATTGAATCCATACAGAATTGCAACAGGAGCTGCCCACATAAATATGGATGTAATAAAAAACTTGTTTACAACCCCAATCATTGCTTCTCCAATCTATGAAGAATCAAAAGTGAACATATTAATATAGAGTAAACAGATATCCAGTGACAACGACGTTGAAACCTTAAGTCGTGATGAGAGAAAGATGGGGAGAAACAACCACGAATTTAGCAAGAATGTCACGATTTGAAAGTAAGAATCATGCAAGTACCGATCTTTTAGCTTACTAAAGAGGGAAGGGAGAATAAATATTTAACTGATATTCAGATAATCACGACTAAATCCCTTATTTATCTATATTCAATTATTCGGGCAGAGATTGTTCGTCCATTCAATCGGTAGAGCGGGGAATTCCTGACAACTAAATTGCCTTAAGAACATAATACCAACACCTGCAGTGCAAATTTGCAACCATACTTCTCACAAAACCCATAATTTTACACAGTCACGCATTAAAGGCTTGGTCTTTGAACTGATAATCTAATCCAAGAGATGAGAAACTTACTTCGAATGGATTCAACACAGATTGGTCGCAGCTCTCCTCCTTCAAATTCCCTTACCACTAAAATATAATCCACGTTTCAATTCCCTAGATGAATGCGAGAAACACCAGATTTCAATTAGATTTGACATTTCATTGAGAATTGACGCTAAAAGATTTATGACACGAACTCAAGAAATCGGGGAAGAAGAAAGGCCGTGAAATAATTTCAGTGAAATGAAATAATACCTGAAAATTGCTTTTGATGCTAGTGAGAGCTGCCGGTTGACCACCGTGGAACTCAAAAGGTCGAATATCTTGAATGAAATGGACCTGGGCTTGTTAATTGCTGTCCCTCTAACCTTTTGGGCTTTTATATTTGGGCCATA is a window encoding:
- the LOC142551740 gene encoding uncharacterized protein LOC142551740, whose amino-acid sequence is MIGVVNKFFITSIFMWAAPVAILYGFNHKLLPGSTQLSPESMTLWSGILAVISVNVVIGLYIYLAMKEPSDKHEPDPKFLADAKASMIQSSPSVVDRTKQE